A genomic stretch from Mesoplodon densirostris isolate mMesDen1 chromosome 3, mMesDen1 primary haplotype, whole genome shotgun sequence includes:
- the LOC132485312 gene encoding oligosaccharyltransferase complex subunit OSTC-like: MESLYRVLFLVLECPILKLKKPPWVHMLLAMTAYALVVVSYFLITGGIIYDVIVKTPSVSSMTDERGYQRPVAFLAGRVNGQYIMEGLTSSFLFTMGGLNFIILDRSNAPNIPKLNRFLLLFIGFICVLLSFFMARVFMRMKLPGYLMG, translated from the coding sequence ATGGAGAGTTTGTACCGAGTCCTGTTCTTAGTGCTCGAATGTCCCATCCTGAAGCTGAAGAAGCCACCCTGGGTGCACATGCTGTTGGCCATGACAGCGTACGCTCTGGTGGTGGTGTCTTACTTCCTCATCACTGGAGGAATCATTTATGATGTTATTGTCAAAACTCCAAGTGTCAGCTCCATGACTGATGAACGTGGGTATCAGAGACCAGTAGCTTTCTTGGCCGGCAGAGTAAATGGACAATATATTATGGAAGGACTCACATCCAGCTTCCTGTTTACAATGGGAGGTTTAAATTTCATAATCCTGGACCGATCCAATGCAccaaacattcccaaactcaatAGATTTCTCCTTCTATTCATTGGATTCATCTGTGTTCTATTGAGTTTTTTCATGGCTAGAGTATTCATGAGAATGAAACTGCCAGGCTATCTGATGGGTTAG